In Chrysiogenes arsenatis DSM 11915, the following proteins share a genomic window:
- the groES gene encoding co-chaperone GroES, giving the protein MMKVRPLQDRIIVQRIEALQKTESGIYIPDTAKEKPQEGKVISVGPGKLNENGSKIAPDVKAGDRVLFSKYAGTEVKIDGEELLIMREDDILGVLEN; this is encoded by the coding sequence ATGATGAAAGTACGTCCACTTCAGGATCGCATTATTGTTCAACGGATCGAGGCTCTACAAAAGACTGAAAGCGGCATCTACATCCCCGATACCGCCAAAGAAAAGCCACAAGAAGGCAAAGTCATCTCAGTTGGCCCCGGCAAACTCAACGAAAACGGCTCAAAAATAGCCCCTGATGTAAAAGCTGGCGACCGCGTTCTGTTCAGCAAATATGCCGGTACCGAAGTAAAAATCGACGGTGAAGAGTTGTTGATCATGCGCGAAGACGACATTCTTGGTGTCCTTGAAAACTAA